The Haloarcula sp. CBA1127 genomic interval GAGACGAACCGCTGGGAGCGCGGTGTGAGCTACATACCCTATCCCGACGAGATGATGGTCCGGGCGAGTCACGTTCTCAAGACGGATGCCGGCGTGTTCGTCGCCGACCCGATAGACGTCGACGGTATCGACGACCTGTTCGCGGAGTTCGGCGAGGTGGCTGGCGTCGTCATTCTGTTAGACCGGCACAAACGCGACAGCGCCGCCGTTGCGAATCGACACGACGTGCCGGTGTATATCCCTGACTGGATGTCGGGTGTCGAAGAAGATATCGACGCACCGGTCGAACGTATGCATCAACAACTACCGGGCACGGACTACGGCGTCCACAAGATTATCGACAACACGTTCTGGCAAGAGGCCGCGCTGTACGGCGACGAGGACGACACGCTGGTCGTCCCCGAAGCGGTCGGGGCGGCGGACTACTTCCTCGCCGGTGACGAACGCCTCGGCGTCCACCCGATGTTGCGCCTGTTCCCACCCAAGAAACTCACGCGGCTTGACCCCGAGCGAGTGCTGGTCGGGCACGGAGAAGGTGTGATGGAAGACGCCGCCGAGGCCATCGCTTATGCGCTTCGCGGGTCCCGCGGCCGAACGCCGGGGCTGTACGCGAAGAACCTCAAGTCGCTCGTGCTCGGCTGAATCGGGTCAAACGACGCCGTTTTACCCAGGCCGTGCGAAAGCATAGCGTGGTCTACGTCACACGCGGACTCGTCGAAACGCTGTTACGGCTCGCCAGCGAGGCCGAACCTGACGAGGTGACGATTTCGCTGGCCGTCACGCCTGCAGAGGAGCTTCCTGATGCGGATCTACCGGACGAGACGCCGGTATTCACTGATTTTTATCTCCCGTCAGCGGGGGCCTCAGTGAATGCAGTGTTTGGCGTCGATCTGGGGACGCCGGCCGGCCAGACGCAGGGTCGGTTCGTCTCTCATCCCGACGGATACATGGGTGTTAGCAAGACCGACGACCTGCACGAGGTGGTCTTCGTCGGCATCCCGCCGTGGGACATCGACGCCTTCGGGGCCTTCGACAGAGCCGGGCAAGCGCAGGAGGTCACGGTTCTCGACATCGAGCCGCCCGAGAAGTATCCGCAATAGCGACCGAACTACTCCAGATAGCCCAGGTCCCGCAGCTGGTCGGTGATATCCTGAAACTGCGCTTCGGTCAGTTCTCCTTCCCGCTGGTGTTCAACGACGATACTCCGGAGCAGGAACCGGACGAGGTCGGACGTACTGGAGAAACTCGTCCCTTCGATGGTCTCTTCGACGCGCTCCGCGAGGTCCTTCGGAATCGATACTGTGGTGTAATCAGCCATATCGACACGGAGGTTTGCCTGCGGGATATGCGTTGTGTCCCAGTTTAGCGCGGGTCCCTGGCCTCAGTGTCGAACTGGCCCATCGTGGCGTGATTGGTCGGCGAGAACATTTTCGGCGCGCGGCGGGACTTGCTCTCCGCGTTGTCAAAGGGCAGCGTGGTTGTCGGGTACGAGTCCTCGTTTCGGGGGGTCGTGATTCGTGTTGTCATCCTGGGGGTCGTGTCGGCCGGCGTCTGTGGTTCGTGGGCAGTGCAGTGTGGGGGTCGCGTGCAGGGCGTACGTCGGATACAAGCATTGAGTACCATCACCTTTCGACCCATTCATAATAAATGTTCATGATGGAGTTGCGGAAAATACAGGTGCATGGTAACAAGTATCTTGACAAAGGCAGTCATAGCTTGAAACGGTGGCCAGAATGAAACTGCTACCCAGACTTTCGGGACTATTCGACACGGACAGCGGCGATTCGACTCGCATGCGCTATGAGTGTACGCTCTGTGGGACCCGGACCGAGGACGCCAAAGCGGCCTGTCCGTCCTGTGGCGGCCAGATGGAACGGCTCTAAAACGGCGGGCTCAGACGATTAGCTGGATCTCGTACTCGGTCAGGTTTTCGTAGCCGTCGGCAGTGACGACGGCGATGTCCTCGATTCGGACCCCGCCAACATCGGGGTCGTAGAGGCCGGGCTCGATAGTGACGATGTGCCCCGGTTCGAGTTCGCTGCCGTTCGGTGCCAGCCGTGGAAGCTCGTGGACGTCCAGCCCGACGCCGTGGCCTGTGCTGTGGATGAATCCCGTCTCCGTTCGGTCGTCGTCACGCAGCGTCGGTTCGCCGGCATCCTCGTACACGTCACAGACCGCGTCGTGTACGTCCGCGCCGGTCGCGCCGGGTTCCAGCGCGTCGAACGCGGCTTCCATCGCACGCTCAGTGAGGTCGTACCACTCACGCACCGTCTCGCTTGGTTCGCCTTTCACGAACGTCCGCGTCATGTCGGCGTGGTACTTCGTCGCCTTGTCCTGCGGGAAGATGTCGATGATAACCGGCTCGTGAGCGACGAGCGGCCCGCTCCCAGAGTCGTGAGGGTCCGCAGCGTCCGCGCCACAGGCGACGATGGTCTCGTCCAGCGAGCAGCCGTGCCGGAGCAGCGTCACCTCGATCTCCTCTTTCACCCGCTCGCTCGTCAGCGTCTCGCCGTCGACTTCGAGCGTGTCGTCTTCGGCGATATCCGACGCTTCGAGCAGCGATTCAGCGGCCTCCATCGCCGCTTCGTTGGCCCGCTGTGCCGTCCGGACGTGGTCGACTTCTGTCTCAGTCTTGGTTGCCCGGATCTCCGTGACGATACCGTCGGTGTCTGCCGACACGTCGACACCACGTTCGCGCAGGCTGTCTGCGGTCCGGAGCGGGAACCGCGGCGGGACGGCCACGCTGTCTACGTCATAGGCCGCGAGGAAGTCCGCGAGAACGTGTGAAACGGCCTCGTCAGGGCCGTACTCCTCGACTTTGCTCTGGTGGTCGAAATCGACGTAGCGTTCGACGGTCTCGGCCCGCGACTCGCGCTTGGCTCGGCCGAATTCCAGACTCCGCGGGAAGAGCAGATGTGTGTCACCGTCGTACAGCGTGATGAACGGGTCCGGCGCGTCGAAACCGGAGAGGTAGTACTGGTCTGACACCTCAGAATCCGCATCGAGGAGGTAGCCGTCGACGCCGGCGTCATCGAGATATGCGTCCAGTGCTGAGAGATCAGGTTCCATACGTGTCAGTCTGTTCCCCATCCCCATATACGTCTCCCACTGAGCCGCTCGATGTCCCGGTATATGACCACGAATGTCATACCGATGCAGTTTGGCCGCTCATTTATTGACGTTCCAGCCCCTCAATACTAGTAATGAGTGACTTGTCCGGTGAAGACGTGACTGTCGTCGGTGGCGGCATCGGTGGGCTCTCCGCTGCGTGCTACCTGGCGGACGCAGATGCGAACGTTTCGTTACTGGAGAAAAACGAGCAGCTTGGGGGCCGCGCCTCCCGGCTAGAGGTGGATGGGTTCCGGTTCGACATGGGTCCGTCGTGGTATCTGATGCCCGACGTGTTCGAGCGGTTCTTCGCGTACTTCGGGAAGGAGCCACGCGATTACTACGACCTCCAGCGGCTCGACCCGCACTACCGCATCTTCTTCAAGGACGGCGACCAGATCGACGTGACCGGCGACAACGACGAGATGGCCCAGAAATTTGAGGAGTACGAACCCGGTGCGGGCGAGGCGTTCGAAGAATATCTGTCGACCAGCGAACGCCACTACGAGACAGCAATGAACAAGTTCGTCTACGAGGACCGCTCGGAGCTGCGCGACTGGGTCGACCTCGACGTCATGACTGCCGCGCCGGTTGGCCTCCAACTCATCGGCACGATGCAGAGCCACGTTGAGGACTACTTCGAGCACCCGAAGCTCCAGCAGATCATGCAGTACACGCTGGTCTTCCTCGGTGGCTCTCCGCGGACGACGCCAGCGCTGTACAACATGATGAGCCACGTCGATTTCAACCTCGGCGTCTACTACCCCGACGGCGGCGTCGGCGCGGTCGTCGATGGCCTCGTCGAACTCGGCGACGAACTCGGTGTTACCTACGAAACCGATGCCGAGGTCGACGAGATTTCCCGGCGGAAGGATGGATTCCTCGTCGAGACGGTCCACGGCGACACGACCCACCCCGACGAAGTGGTCGTCAACGCCGACTACGGCCACGCCGAACGGGAACTCCTTCCGGACCATGAGCGCCAGTACGACGACGACTACTGGGAGGACAAGACGTACGCACCGTCGGCCTTCCTCATGTACATGGGCGTCGAGGGCGACGTGGAGCCACTGAAACACCACACGCTCGTCCTGCCGACGGACTGGGACCCCCACTTCGACGATATCTTCGACGAGCCCGCGTGGCCCGACGACCCGGCGTACTACCTCTGTGTGCCCTCGAAGACCGACGACACCGTCGCCCCAGACGGGCACTCGAACCTGTTCGTTCTGGTCCCTATCGCGCCGGGCCTGCACGACGGCGACGAAATCCGCGAGGAGTACCGCGAGAAAGTGCTTGCCGACATCGCTGACAACACCGGCGTCGACCTGCGCGACCGCATCGTCTACGAGAAG includes:
- a CDS encoding ribbon-helix-helix domain-containing protein, whose amino-acid sequence is MADYTTVSIPKDLAERVEETIEGTSFSSTSDLVRFLLRSIVVEHQREGELTEAQFQDITDQLRDLGYLE
- a CDS encoding rubrerythrin-like domain-containing protein, producing MKLLPRLSGLFDTDSGDSTRMRYECTLCGTRTEDAKAACPSCGGQMERL
- a CDS encoding Xaa-Pro peptidase family protein, encoding MEPDLSALDAYLDDAGVDGYLLDADSEVSDQYYLSGFDAPDPFITLYDGDTHLLFPRSLEFGRAKRESRAETVERYVDFDHQSKVEEYGPDEAVSHVLADFLAAYDVDSVAVPPRFPLRTADSLRERGVDVSADTDGIVTEIRATKTETEVDHVRTAQRANEAAMEAAESLLEASDIAEDDTLEVDGETLTSERVKEEIEVTLLRHGCSLDETIVACGADAADPHDSGSGPLVAHEPVIIDIFPQDKATKYHADMTRTFVKGEPSETVREWYDLTERAMEAAFDALEPGATGADVHDAVCDVYEDAGEPTLRDDDRTETGFIHSTGHGVGLDVHELPRLAPNGSELEPGHIVTIEPGLYDPDVGGVRIEDIAVVTADGYENLTEYEIQLIV
- the crtD gene encoding carotenoid 3,4-desaturase, with translation MSDLSGEDVTVVGGGIGGLSAACYLADADANVSLLEKNEQLGGRASRLEVDGFRFDMGPSWYLMPDVFERFFAYFGKEPRDYYDLQRLDPHYRIFFKDGDQIDVTGDNDEMAQKFEEYEPGAGEAFEEYLSTSERHYETAMNKFVYEDRSELRDWVDLDVMTAAPVGLQLIGTMQSHVEDYFEHPKLQQIMQYTLVFLGGSPRTTPALYNMMSHVDFNLGVYYPDGGVGAVVDGLVELGDELGVTYETDAEVDEISRRKDGFLVETVHGDTTHPDEVVVNADYGHAERELLPDHERQYDDDYWEDKTYAPSAFLMYMGVEGDVEPLKHHTLVLPTDWDPHFDDIFDEPAWPDDPAYYLCVPSKTDDTVAPDGHSNLFVLVPIAPGLHDGDEIREEYREKVLADIADNTGVDLRDRIVYEKQFAVSDFGERYNATEGTALGLAHTLRQTALLRPNNRSSAVDGLYFTGSFTTPGIGVPMCLISGEHTAEALIEDIA